The Desulfobaccales bacterium genome contains the following window.
CTCCCTGCGCCATCTCCAATCGCCCTTTTTTGGCCTTTCTTGCCCCGGTAAACGCCCCACTCTCGTGTCCGAACAACTCGCTTTCCAGGAGCGTCTCGGTAAAGGCCCCACAGTTTATTGGGATAAATGGCCCGACGCAACGTTCGCTCGTAGCATGGATCGCCCTCGCCACCAGTTCCTTTCCGGTCCCCGTTTCACCTCGCAGCAGAACGGGTGAATCGAATTTTGCGACCTGTTCGATCAATGCAAACAGTTGCTGCATGCAATTTGATACTCCAACCAAATCCTCGCAGCGCACCTGGCATGCCACCTGCTCTCGCAGGATCTCATTTTCATCAAGAATTCTTTTTTGTTGAAGGAGCCTTTCCAAAAGGCAGACCAAGTCCCCAGGTTCGAAAGGCTTTGTGAGATAATCGCAAGCTCCGCGTTTCATTGCGTCAACCGCAGTTTCAATCGATCCATACGCGGTAATCATGACCACCAATGAGTGTGGACAGTTCGCCTTTACGTTATCGAGCACTTCGAAACCGTTCACATCGGGCATTTTGATGTCGAGGAAGATGAAATCGTAGTCCTTCCTGTCCACCATATCGAGAGCAGCCTGGCCTCCATCGGCGCCTTCCACGTCATAGCCCGACTTCTTGAACCAGGCCACAAGGGATTCCCGCACAATCATTTCATCATCGACAACCAGTACCTTCCATTTTCCGCTCATAAATCCTCTTTCTTCATAAACGTTGCGGACCCAGGGGAGAATGGAACGACGAGCTTCGAATCCGCTTTAATATCAAATGCGCGCCGTTGGAATTGGAACCATTCCAATGGATGAATCCGCCTATAAATATATCATATGCCCGTTATTAGTACAAAATCAATGCCCGGTAATAACCACCATCATGAATGCTGCCGTGCCTGTGCGGCGCTATATTGCGATTGCCAAAAGTTCTTTCCTTTTATCCCCTCTCCCCTTGTGGGAGAGGGTTAGGGTGAGGGGGTGGAAAAGAAAAAACTTTTGAGCCTCTTGCAAATATCTCCCTGCCTGTCATTCTGAGGGAAAGAAGCAACCGAAGCATCTCATAAGTGACCAAACGGCTTTTTGCAAGAACCTCTCCTGACAATAAGTATATTTAAGTATTTCAAAAAAAAGTGGCGTTAATTCAAAGGGGTAATCAATTCTACAATGCCATCTTTTATGGCATGGTTGCAACCCGGATCATGTCCGCACTTGCAAAAGAAAACCTGTCACCTTTCTCATCATTGTTGGATCCGTCGCAGTTCTGAGTTTATGCTGTCTCCATGACTTGCCGGGATAAAAACGGTTCACTGCTGGCCAACCTGAGGAAAATCGGCAGACTCCAGCCGTTCCGCCTGTGCCGTGTCCCGGCACGAGGATGCCAGTCCAGCCTTAATTTATTGATATTAAAGACTAAATATTACGAAAGCCCGATTATTACCCTGGGACAAGCGCGGGACAAGCGCGTGACAACCTTGGCACTGCCTCGACCGGAACGCGCTTGCACGCGGGTTTAGGCCGGGTATATGGCGAGGGTACCTCGGCAATGTCCCGGCACATGTGCCGGGTTTGCCCGTCCATTCGGCCCGCGCCCGGCCATTTTCAGCGATTTTTGAGGTTGTTTGGAGGGACTAAAAGCCATTTTTAAACCGTTTTTCTCTGTCATCATGAACGAAGCGCAGGCTCTTATAGTGATTGCCAAAAGAGTTTCTTGCAAAATTACCGGACATTATGTGGTCGCAAGCTTTAGCCTGGTATCGAGAAATTCGCCGGTAGCACAGGCTTTCCAGCCTGTGCTTATGTCATATATACGGTTTCGACCGTAAAGAGACTTTTGCAAGAGGCTCAAAAGTTCTTTCCTTTTATCCCCTCTCCCCTTGTGGGAGAGGGTTAGGGTGAGGGGGAGGAAAAGAAAAAACTTTTTGCAATGAGTATAAGCGTACAATCGGGGAAGGGCCAACTCCTCTCTTTCTTGCCAGATTGTTTACTCACCGCCTGGGCGGCAAAACAATCTGGTATGGTCTGTATAATAAAATCTGGTCTTGGCAGGGGCCGGTAATGCAAGGTTGGAAAAGAAAGCTTGTCAGTGCAAAAGGTTCCCATCGTCCAAAAGGCGAGTTTTGACCGGGTTCAACATGACAGGTACGAGGACTTAAGGCATCATGGTGTACTTCTGTTCGCCCTTGGGGACGTACCACTTGATGAAGTTGTAGTCGATGCCCGCGGCGGCAGGTTTGATGCCGTGGAAGCGCCGGGAGATGGCGGGCAGGGCGTCGGGGACAAAGAGAAAGGTGTAAGGCTGGTCTTCGGCCAGAATTTCCTGGAATTTGAAGTAGGCCTGGCGCCGCTTTTCCCGGTCAAAGGTGTGGCGGCCTTCGGACAACAAGGCGTCGACCTGAGGGTTGTTATAGCCGATGAAGTTGAGCTCGCCGGGTTTGGTCTTGGTGGAACTCCAGATGTCGAACTGGTCCGGGTCCAGGCCGGTGTTCCAGCCCAGCAACACCGCGTCAAAGCGGCCCTTTTCGATAAACTGCTTGAGGAAGGCAGCCCACTCCACCATGCGTATATGCACGATAATACCGATTTGATGGAGGCGGCGCTGAATAATCTCGGCGGTGCGCACCCGGGTGTCGTTGCCCTGGTTGGTGAGGATGGTGAACTCGAAGGGGCGGCCGTCCTTGCTGAGAATGCCCGCGGGGTTAGGGCGCCAGCCGGCTTGGGCTAGCAGGGCCTTGGCTTTGGCCGGGTCGTAGGGGAATTTAGGCACATCGGGGTTGTAGAACCAGGTCCCGGGTTTATAAGGACCATAGGCTTGTTCCCCCAGGCCCATGAGCACGCCGTCGATGAGCTCCTGTTTGTTGATGGCGTGAGTCAGGGCCTGGCGCACCCGCCGGTCGGCGAACCGGGGATCGCGCAGGTTGTAGCCCAGGTAGATGTAAGAGAAGGGCATGTAGCGGTATTTCTTATACATGCGGTCGAACTTGGGATAAGCCGTCTGGCGGGTGTATTGCAAGGGGGTGAGGCCCATGCGGTCGAGGTTGCCGGACTTTAATTCCAGAAACATGGTGGCCAAGTCGGGGATCACCCGGTAAAGGTAACCGTTCAGATAGGGCCGTCCTTCGAAATAATTGGGGTTGTAGTCCAGGCCGATCATTTGGCCGGTTTTCCACTCCTTAAAGATATAAGGGCCGGTGCCGACGGGGCGCCGCCCCAGGGGGGATTTGGTAATGTCCTGGCCTTGAAGCAGGTGCCGGGGCAATATGTTTAGGCCCCAGGAGCCCAGGGCGGGGGCGAAGGGCTGGGGGTAGGTGACCCGGAACGTGTAGTCGTCGGGCGCCTCAGCCTTTTTCACCTGGAGATAGTCGCCGGAATAGGCGGTGGGAGTCTTGGGGTCCACCATCACCTGGTAGGTGAACAGGACGTCCTTGGCGGTGAAGGGAGCCCCGTCCTGCCACTTGACCCCGTGGCGGAGGTGAAAGGTAATGGTGAGGCCGTCTTTGGAGACCTCCCAGCTTTCGGCCAGATCCCCCACCAGGTTGAGGTCGCCGTCATATTTGACCAGGCCGTTGTAGATGAGGCCGATGATGCCAGCCGAGGAGGCATCGGAGGCCAGGGGCGGCAGCAGGGTGCTGGCATCGCCGATGGAGCCGTCGATAAAGAGGTCCCCATAAGCCGGGCCGGTGTCCGGGCCGCCGTAGCGCTGCTCTTCTTTTTCGGATTTGCAGCCGGAGAGGGCCACAGCCGCGCAGGCCAACAGAAGCAGGAGAAACAACCAATTTCGTCCCGAAGATTGCTGCCTGGTCAAAAAACCCCCCATTCTTAACCTCAAGCGGCGAAGGCTGGCACGCCTGGACCGTTTAAATTTCGTTTAATCCCGTAGGGGCGGGTTTAAAACCCGCCCCTACAAACCGATGGCCGATTTTCTCTTGCCCCGGCCCAAGCTTTTAGATACATTTAACGAGTCGGGACGTGGCTCAGCCTGGTAGAGCACAGCGTTCGGGACGCTGGGGTCGGAGGTTCAAATCCTCTCGTCCCGACCATACTCCCGGGGCGGTAATTTTATAATTGCCTCCCATTATGCTGTATCCGGCTTCCTGCCAGGTGCACCCCTCAACTAATATCCCGCTTCATCTGCTCAAACTCGTCTTTCGTGATTTCCCCTTTGGCGTAACGTTTTTTGAGGATGTCCAGGGCGCTGTCGTCCTCAAAGCCGCGGCCGGGCACCCAAGTCCGCCTGGCTTTGTTGCGGCCGAAGATGAAGTAGAGGCACAGGGCGATGATGACGATCCAAAAGACGGGCATGAACATGGGGAAGACCCACCAAGTGTGCCAGGACCAGTATTGTTCGGGGTACATGGCTGACCTCCATAAGCACAGGCGAGACGCCTGTGCCACCTGATTCTTCTCCTCAGCGCCGCCGCCAGCGAGGGCCGTTGGAGGTGTCGATGATCTCGATGCCCTGGGCGGCTAGGTCGTGACGGATTTGATCCGCGGCCTGCCAATCCTGGCGCTGCCGGGCTTCTTCCCGGGCCTTCAGGCTGGCTTCGATGGCCGCGTCTTGGGCGGCGGGCCCGGGGGCCAGGTTCATGACGCCCAAGACTTCGTCCAGTTCCTGGAAGCGGGTCAGGATGGCGCTCGCGGCGGCGTGCCCCAGCCGGTCGTGGTCGATATCGGTGTGAAATTCCCCCACCGCGGCGAAGATGGCCGACAGGACCCGGGAGATGTTGAGATCGTCGTCCAGGGCAGCGGTGCACTCTTTTTTCAACAGGAAGAGGCGCTCCTCGATTGCCGGGGTCATGGGGGCCTCGCCGTCTATGAGGGCGAGGCGCTCCAAGAAATGGTCCAGGCGGGCTCTAGCAACGGAGGCGGCCTTGAGGTTGGTGTCGCTTATGGCCAGGGGCTTGCGGTAGTGGGTGGCCAGCAGGAAGTGGCGCACCTCTTCGCCCCGGTAGCCTTTGGCCATCAGGTCCCGCACGGTGACGGCGCCGGCTTCTTTCAAGGGCCGGCCGTCTTTGAGGACCCGCTCGCAGTGAAGCCAGGCCCGGGCCATGGGTTTGCCCGTGGCCGCGGTGAACAGGGCGTTTTCGTTTTCATCGTGGGGAAAGAGCGATTCCACGCTGCCCACATGGAAGTCGACGGTTTCGCCGGGGTGTTTCAGGGCCATAGCCGCGGACTCCAGATGCCAGCTAGGGCGCACCTGGCCCCAGGGGGTGGTGTAATAGAGCCCCTTTTTTAGTTCCGCCAGCTTGGCCCTTTTGAGCAGCGTGAAATCCCGGGGATTATCCTTGGCGTATTCGTCCAGATCAACGGTCTTGCCCACGCGGATTTTGCTCAAATCTATACCGGAGAGGCGGCCGTAGCCTTTGAAGCGGGAGATGTCGAAATAGACGGAACGGAGTTTTTCATAGGCATAGCCCTTCTCCAGGAGTTTTTTGGTGAGGTTGACCATGTCGTCGATGTGGTCGGAGGCCAGGGGATAGAGCACGTCTTCTTTAATGCGCAGGGCTTGCAGGTCCTTGAAGAATTCCTGGCGGTAGTGCCCGGTGAATTCCTGCAGATCCCGGCCCGCGGCCGCGGCCCCGGCCAGGGCGCGGTCGTCCAGGTCGATTAAGCTTACTACCTGGCGGACCTTGAAGCCCCGGAAGGCGAGATAACGGTGCAGGAGGTCGGTTACCACCAACCGGCGGGCCACGCCCAGGGAGAGGTGATCGTAGAGGGCCGGGCCGTCGGCGAACAGGGTGGCTTCCCCCGGACGCCGGGGTTCGAAGGACTCTTTGGACCGGGCCAGGGTGTTATAAAAGCAGAGGGTCGGGGCCTCTTTTTCGGTGAACAGGGATGTGGAGAGGTAGCGTTCACCGCCATCGGGGGCGATGGCCACGATGAGGCCACGCGGCAGCTCCCGGGCCTTGCGGATGGCCACGGCGACCGCGGCTCCGGAACTCATGCCCAGGAAAAGGCCTTCCTGGCGGGCCAGGCGCCGGGCGGTCTCAAAGCCCTCTTCGTCTTCGATATTGACGATCTCGTCGGCCTTGGTCTTATCGAAGATGCCCGGTTTATAGGACTCCTGCATGTTTTTCAGGCCTTGGAGGGCATGGCCCAAAAACGGCTCCACGCCCACGATGCGGATGTCGGGATTGAACTTTTTCATCCCTGCGTAGAGGCCCATGAGGGTGCCGGTGGTGCCCATGGTGGCTACTACCATGGTGACCTTGCCTTCGGTCTGCTCCCAAATCTCCCGGCAGGTGGACTCGTGGGAGGCGGGATTGTGAGGGCTGTTGAACTGATCCGCCAGAAAGTATTTGTCCGGATTTTCCCGGGCCATGCGGTAGACTTCTTCGATGGACCCGTCGGTGCCCAGGTGAGCCGGGGTGAGCAGCAACTCGGCCCCCAGCCCCTTGAGGATGCGCTTGCGCTCCAGGCTGGCGGACTCGGGCATGGCCAAAAGGATGCGATAGCCCTTGACGGCGGAGACCATGGCCAGGCCGATACCGGTATTGCCGCTGGTGGCTTCAATGATGGTCTTGTCGGGGGTCAGCTCGCCTGTAGCCTCTGCAGCCTCGATCATGGCAAGGGCCGGGCGATCTTTGATTGACCCCCCGGGATTGAAATACTCCAGTTTGACGTAGATCTCTACCTGGGTATGGGGGTTGAGACGGTTCAGGCGGACGATGGGGGTCTGCCCGATCAGTGCCAAAATATTATCAGCCTTGCGCAGCATAACGGGATCCAAACTCCTGGCGTTAATGGTGAGGCGCGGTTAAAAACCTTCCTCCTGACCCGAGGCGGCACACTGCCCTCCGGTTTCCATTTCCTCGGCCAGATAATTATTGACCAGGTTGATCAGGGTGAGGATAAAAAACCGGCGAGCCTCAGGTTCATCGTGCATCACTTCCAGGAGGCGATAAATGAGGCCAAGTATTACCATCCCCGCCTGAGAAGGCGCAACATTTTCCTGGTTGAAGCGGTCCAGGATATCATTAACCAGGGGGCGGACGCTCTCCTGCAATTCTGCATCGGTGGCAAACGCGGCCGTATCGATTTCGGTCATGCGGTTATCCTTATGGGGTTGTCAACCTCTTTAATTATAAAGCAAAACCTACCATATTCCCCGGCGCTTTGCAAACCGCGGGCGTGGGGCCAGAGGAAAGATCCCGGCGGCGAGCCGGGTGGCTCCAAGCCTGTCAAAAGTTAGCGCCTCAGGGGCCTGGAAAAGGTTACGTAAGTGAATCAAGACCTTCTAAATTTCTTGATTGTTTCATCTCCAGGCAATATGTTCATCAATCTTTACCGCTTTATAGATCGGTTCAAACCTGGACAAAATAACCTCTTAAAATATTTAATAAAAATACACTAGTTCCGAATGGTACGATCTTTGCTTAATAAGAGGGCATTGATTCACAAAAATTAGCAGGGTTGTCAACGTTACAGGAGTGGAACCTATAAAAGAGATAGCATTTTACCGGTTCGGTTGGCAAAAGCACCCCCGCATCTGATTCTGGGAGGTTCGACAATGAAGGAGCAATCGGCTAACACCCCAGGCAAGGTAAAGATGGATCAGGCCCGGAGATTGATGGAGCAGGGGCAACACCGGAAGTCTTTGCTCCTGGCTTTGGAAGTGCTGTTAGAAGAGCTGAATAGCCTCAAGGAGTCTCTCATTGCCCTCCAGATGGTGACCCGGTTGGAAGTGGAGCCCACGACCGCCCCGGTCCGGGAAGAGCCGCCCCAGCCCGACCATTTCTGGCTGCCGCCAGTCAAACCCCGGGTCTTGCATTGAAAGAAAATATAATATTTCTCATAAGTAACCCTTTACAATCTCTGGCCCGGAGTTATTTTAAAACATAAATCTGTGGTTCGCCAAGGAGGCTAGTATGGGTCAGTTGATTGCTTGTGCTGCGCCAGAAGGGGTCATGGTGGCCTCGGACAGCCGCGCGGTGTTTTTCGAACCTTTCGGAGAAGAGCGCTTTATCACGGTCGACCGCATCATTCCCGTGACCTCACATGTCGTCCTGGCTTCGGCCGGAAACTGGGAAGCCGCGGACATTTGTAGAGAATTCGCCGGGTTTGCCAAAACCGAGGGCTTAACCGACATGGATGAGCTCATCAATGCGGCTATTCCCTTCTTTACCAGCCGCTACGATGAAATCCTGCGCAAGATGTGCGAAAAGATCCCGCCGGACCCCATCGTCAACATGTATCTGCTGCTGGCGGGCTATTCGAAAAAGACCCTGGATCACCCGGGCCACCTGTTCGTCATCTGGGACCGTCCCCAGCCGCCCAAAATCGAGTATAACCGGGTGACCGATGTCTTCACCCTGCCGCGTCGTATGGGCCTGGAATTTAAGCTGAACGACTTGGTGAAGAATAAAGCGCCCCTGGCCCAGCTCGTGGACGCGGCCAAGGCGGGCATGGAAAAGCTGGCGCCGCAAGACCACATGATCGGCCCGCCCTACCACTACGTCACCATCACCGCCAAAGGGATTGCCGGGCTCTGACGCCGGGGTGCAGCAAATCCCTAAAGTTTGCCTCCTGCGGTCAAGTTTGATAGTATGCCTAGGCTTGCCATTTCTTAAAGGATGGCAGGCCTAATTTATTTTCCGGACCCCTGGCCATGTCTCCTGATCTAGAGCGACTCCGCATTCAACGCCCGGGGGAAGAGCGCCCCGCGGCGGCCTTCTCCAGGACCCGTATTGCCCTGATTATCCTGGGCGTGGCCCTGGTGATCGTGGTCGGGCTCTACCTCTGGGGGCCCCTGCAGCCTGCATTGGAAGTGAGCACTACGGTGGTCTCCCGCCTCTACCCGGCCCAGGCTTACACGGTCTTAAACGCCAGCGGTTACGTGGTGGCCCAACGCAAGGCCGCGGTCTCCTCCAAGAGCACGGGCCGCCTGACCTTTCTGGGGGTGGAAGAAGGCAGCCGGGTAAAAAAAGGGCAAATCCTGGCCTCACTCGAGAATGAGGACCTGATAGCCGCCCGCAATCAGGCTGTCGCCCAGGTGAACCAGGCCAAAGCCGACCTGGGCACTGCCACTGCGGAGATGGCGGACGCCGAACTCCAGTACCGGCGCTACAAGACCCTGGTGGCCCAGGACCTGGTTCCCAAGCAGGACTTTGATACCGCGGATGCCAGGTATAAGAAGGCCCAAGCCGGGGTGGCCGCGGCCCAGGCCCGCATCAAGGTTGCCCAGGCCGGCCTGGCCAACACCCAGGCGTCTCTGGAATACAGCTATATCCGCGGCCCCTTCGATGGCGTGGTGACCACCAAATACGCCGAGGTCGGAGAGGTGGTGGCGCCCTTCGGCGCCGCGGCCAATGCCCGGGCCGCGGTGGTGACCATGGCCGACCTGCACTCGCTGATGGTGGAGGTGGATGTGGCGGAGTCTAATTTGGACAAGGTTCGCCTGGGGCAACCCTGCGAAATTTCCCTGGACGCCATCCCCGACCGGCGCTTTGCCGGAGCAGTGCATATGATTGTCCCCACTGCCGACCGGACCAAGGCCACCGTGCTCACCAAGGTGAAGTTCCTGGAAACCGACGACCGCATCTTGCCGGAAATGAGCGCCAAGGTGGCCTTTCTTTCTCAACCCCTGGAGCCGGGAGAGCGTCAACCCCGCCTGACCATCCCCAAGGCCGCCCTGGTCACCCGGGAAGGCGCCTCCTATAGTTACCTCGTGACCGGCAACCGGGTGAAGCTGGTCCCCATCACCGTCGGTCTCACCCTGAACGACCTGGTTGAGATCGCACAGGGCCTCAAGGAAGGCGACCGGGTGGTTTTGAACCCGCCCGCGTCCTTGCGTGACGGCTCCCGGGTAAAAGTCAAGCAACCGTGATGGCGAACCAGGCGATAGCAACGGCCCCGGTAGTGGAGATCGCCCACCTCAATAAATCTTATCGGCGGGGCAGCCAGGTGCTGCCGGTCCTTGAAGATATCAGCCTCACCATCTTTGCCGGGGAATTCCTGGCGCTCATGGGGCCTTCGGGCTCCGGCAAAACCACCCTTTTAAACCTCATTGCCGGGCTGGACCGGCCGGACTCCGGCCAACTGCTGGTGCACGGCATCGATCTTCCGGCCCTCTCCGAAACCCAACTGGCGGATTGGCGGGCCGCCAACGTGGGGTTCGTTTTTCAGTTTTACCAGCTTATCCCCGTGCTTACGGCCTTTGAGAACGTGGAACTGCCTCTGCTCCTCACGAAGCTGTCCCGCCGGGAGCGCAAGGAGCACGTGGAACTGGTCCTGGAATTGGTGGGTCTCACCGACCGCCAGAGCCACTACCCGTCTCAGCTCTCCGGCGGCCAGCAGCAACGGGTGGCCATCGGCCGGGCCCTTGTCACCGACCCCACCCTCATCGCCGCGGATGAGCCCACCGGCGATCTGGACAAGAAATCCGCCGGGGAAATCATGGACCTGTTGACCAGGCTCAACCAGGACTTTCAGAAAACCATTATTATCGTCACCCACGACCCCGAGGCCGCCAGCCACGCCGGCCGCATCCGCCGCCTCATTAAGGGGCAGTTGCTGAACGAGAACGGAGCCCAGGAGGATTAGTAGAGGAGTCATTTCAAAACCGATCTTGGGTTTATCTGGGACTAACCAAAGATTTGAGATTGGGAAGTAATCAACCCCCTCTCTTTCAAAGGGGGACTTGAAAACCCACGCTCATAAACTTTTTTGATCGAGAACGAACTCAAGCCTTGAGGCAGGTTTTGAAATAGTTTTTAGGGTTATTCGAATAATCCTTAAGCTTGTATCCTGGGTGCCGCGCAGGGTCTCAAACTTTTAGCCTGGAGGGGTCCCGCTTGTGAATAACTGTAGTCCCATTCCCAGGAATGCTCAAGGCCGCTTCTATCATATCGACTGCCTCCCCGGGGAACTGGCCCCCTATATCCTGACCTGCGGCGACCCGGACCGGGCCCAGCGTATCGCCCGGCTCTTTGACCGGGTGGAGATGCGCCGCAAGAACCGTGAGTTCCTCACCTATACCGGCTCCTATAAGGACATTCCGGTCTCGGTCATGTCCACCGGCATCGGCGCGCCGGCCACCGCCATCGCCATCGTGGAGGCGGCCAACTGCGTCAACCCCGTCACCTTTATCCGGCTGGGCACCTGCGGGGCGCTCCAATGGGACATCGAGGTGGGGGACCTGGTCATTACCGAGTCGGCGTGGGGTGGGGACGGCACCATTGAAAGCTATATTCCGGGAGGTATCGTCCCCCATGCTGATCCCGGGATTGTCACGGCCTTAAAAGAAGCGGCTGAAGCTTTTAAAATGACGTATCACGTGGGCCTGACCCTCACCACCGAGGATTTTTACGCGGGCCAGGGCCGGGCGGCGCCGGGGTTTCCCGCCCCGGACCCCGAGTACATGCAAGTCCTGATGGAAAGCGGCGTGCTGAACATGGAGATGGAGATGGCGGTTTATCTGGCCCTGGCCGCGGTTTCCACTTATGAGATCAGGGCCGGGGGCGCCTGTTTGGTCCTGGACAACCGGGAAAGCGAAGTCGGGTTCACCTCCGTTAAGGATAAGCGGTGCGGCGAGGGACGCCTCATCAAGGTGGGCTTGCGGGCGTTGGAAATCCTAGCCAGGCAGGACATTCATAATAAAGCCCCAGTAACTGGCCACTGACAACTGATGTTAAAACTCACCTGGCGCAACACCACCCGGCACCCGCTGCGGGCCGCGCTCACTATCTTGGGGATGGCCGTGGCCGTACTAGCTTTCTGCCTACTGCGCACCGTGGTGGCGGCCTGGTATTCCGGGGTGAACGCCGCGTCGCCGGCCCGCCTGGTGACCCGGAACGCCATCTCCCTGATCTTCCCTTTGCCCATAGCCTATCTCCCCAAGATCCAGGCCATTCCCGGTATTGAAGGGGTGGCTTACGGCAACTGGTTCGGTGGCGTCTACATCGATGAGCGCCACTTTTTTCCTACGTTTGCCGTGGATGTGCGCCGCTACCTCCCCATCTATCCCGAGTTTGTCATGCGCGAAGACCAAAAGCTGGCGTTTATCCAGGATCGCCGGGGCGCGGCAGTGGGGCGCTCTCTGGCGACCCGATACGGCTTTAAGCTGGGAGACCCCATTGTCCTCAAAGGCACTATTTATCCGGGCGAGTGGCCGTTCATCATTCGGGCCATTTATGACGGCGCCGAACCCACCACCGATGAATCGCGACTCTTTTTCCATTGGGATTACTTGAACGAGACCTTGAAGAAACAAGGTTCCAGCCGGGCCGATAACGTGGGCTGGTATCTCATCAAGGTCGCCAGACCGGACTTGGCGCCCCAGGTGGCGGCCCAGGTGGACGCCCTGTTTAAAAACAGCCTGGCCGAGACTATAACGGAAACGGAGCAGGCCTTCGCCCTGGGGTTTGTGTCCATGACCGAAGCCATTCTGGTGGCCATCCAGGTAGTGTCCTGGGTGGTCATCGGCGTGATCCTGGTGGTCCTGGCCAACACCATGGCCATGAGCGCCCGGGAGCGCCAGAGAGAATATGCCGTCCTTAAAACCATGGGCTTCAAGGCCCGGCACCTGGCCGGCCTGATCTTCGGAGAATCCCTGATCCTGGCCCTGGCGGGAGGCCTGGTGGGGGAAGCCCTGACCTTCCCGGCGGTACATTTTTTCAAATCCCAACTGGGCCAGTATTTCCGGGTCTTTCCCCTCACCCGGGCTACCCTGGTCCTGGGTCTGGCGGTAGCTCTGATGGTGGGCCTCCTAGCCGCGCTGCTGCCGTCGGTGCGGGCCAGCCGGGTGAGCATCGCCGAGGCCTTGCGCA
Protein-coding sequences here:
- a CDS encoding sigma-54 dependent transcriptional regulator, producing MSGKWKVLVVDDEMIVRESLVAWFKKSGYDVEGADGGQAALDMVDRKDYDFIFLDIKMPDVNGFEVLDNVKANCPHSLVVMITAYGSIETAVDAMKRGACDYLTKPFEPGDLVCLLERLLQQKRILDENEILREQVACQVRCEDLVGVSNCMQQLFALIEQVAKFDSPVLLRGETGTGKELVARAIHATSERCVGPFIPINCGAFTETLLESELFGHESGAFTGARKAKKGRLEMAQGGTLFLDEVGEIPLKMQIDLLRVLQERTFHRVGGIADIPVDFRLICATHKDLAKEIERGAFRQDFYYRLNVIELEIPPLRARTDDIPVLAQHFLERIRQETNKPVAGIHQQAINALKNYPWPGNVRELENAVERAVVLAKGHHLTRDDFAFLLRSSAQDIPQALREAEKQHIERILMLHGWNISKAAEALEISRVTLHSKIRHYNLKATINRTGGSQG
- a CDS encoding peptide-binding protein, coding for MTRQQSSGRNWLFLLLLLACAAVALSGCKSEKEEQRYGGPDTGPAYGDLFIDGSIGDASTLLPPLASDASSAGIIGLIYNGLVKYDGDLNLVGDLAESWEVSKDGLTITFHLRHGVKWQDGAPFTAKDVLFTYQVMVDPKTPTAYSGDYLQVKKAEAPDDYTFRVTYPQPFAPALGSWGLNILPRHLLQGQDITKSPLGRRPVGTGPYIFKEWKTGQMIGLDYNPNYFEGRPYLNGYLYRVIPDLATMFLELKSGNLDRMGLTPLQYTRQTAYPKFDRMYKKYRYMPFSYIYLGYNLRDPRFADRRVRQALTHAINKQELIDGVLMGLGEQAYGPYKPGTWFYNPDVPKFPYDPAKAKALLAQAGWRPNPAGILSKDGRPFEFTILTNQGNDTRVRTAEIIQRRLHQIGIIVHIRMVEWAAFLKQFIEKGRFDAVLLGWNTGLDPDQFDIWSSTKTKPGELNFIGYNNPQVDALLSEGRHTFDREKRRQAYFKFQEILAEDQPYTFLFVPDALPAISRRFHGIKPAAAGIDYNFIKWYVPKGEQKYTMMP
- a CDS encoding SHOCT domain-containing protein; translated protein: MYPEQYWSWHTWWVFPMFMPVFWIVIIALCLYFIFGRNKARRTWVPGRGFEDDSALDILKKRYAKGEITKDEFEQMKRDIS
- a CDS encoding cysteine synthase, with amino-acid sequence MLRKADNILALIGQTPIVRLNRLNPHTQVEIYVKLEYFNPGGSIKDRPALAMIEAAEATGELTPDKTIIEATSGNTGIGLAMVSAVKGYRILLAMPESASLERKRILKGLGAELLLTPAHLGTDGSIEEVYRMARENPDKYFLADQFNSPHNPASHESTCREIWEQTEGKVTMVVATMGTTGTLMGLYAGMKKFNPDIRIVGVEPFLGHALQGLKNMQESYKPGIFDKTKADEIVNIEDEEGFETARRLARQEGLFLGMSSGAAVAVAIRKARELPRGLIVAIAPDGGERYLSTSLFTEKEAPTLCFYNTLARSKESFEPRRPGEATLFADGPALYDHLSLGVARRLVVTDLLHRYLAFRGFKVRQVVSLIDLDDRALAGAAAAGRDLQEFTGHYRQEFFKDLQALRIKEDVLYPLASDHIDDMVNLTKKLLEKGYAYEKLRSVYFDISRFKGYGRLSGIDLSKIRVGKTVDLDEYAKDNPRDFTLLKRAKLAELKKGLYYTTPWGQVRPSWHLESAAMALKHPGETVDFHVGSVESLFPHDENENALFTAATGKPMARAWLHCERVLKDGRPLKEAGAVTVRDLMAKGYRGEEVRHFLLATHYRKPLAISDTNLKAASVARARLDHFLERLALIDGEAPMTPAIEERLFLLKKECTAALDDDLNISRVLSAIFAAVGEFHTDIDHDRLGHAAASAILTRFQELDEVLGVMNLAPGPAAQDAAIEASLKAREEARQRQDWQAADQIRHDLAAQGIEIIDTSNGPRWRRR
- a CDS encoding efflux RND transporter periplasmic adaptor subunit, translated to MSPDLERLRIQRPGEERPAAAFSRTRIALIILGVALVIVVGLYLWGPLQPALEVSTTVVSRLYPAQAYTVLNASGYVVAQRKAAVSSKSTGRLTFLGVEEGSRVKKGQILASLENEDLIAARNQAVAQVNQAKADLGTATAEMADAELQYRRYKTLVAQDLVPKQDFDTADARYKKAQAGVAAAQARIKVAQAGLANTQASLEYSYIRGPFDGVVTTKYAEVGEVVAPFGAAANARAAVVTMADLHSLMVEVDVAESNLDKVRLGQPCEISLDAIPDRRFAGAVHMIVPTADRTKATVLTKVKFLETDDRILPEMSAKVAFLSQPLEPGERQPRLTIPKAALVTREGASYSYLVTGNRVKLVPITVGLTLNDLVEIAQGLKEGDRVVLNPPASLRDGSRVKVKQP
- a CDS encoding ABC transporter ATP-binding protein — translated: MANQAIATAPVVEIAHLNKSYRRGSQVLPVLEDISLTIFAGEFLALMGPSGSGKTTLLNLIAGLDRPDSGQLLVHGIDLPALSETQLADWRAANVGFVFQFYQLIPVLTAFENVELPLLLTKLSRRERKEHVELVLELVGLTDRQSHYPSQLSGGQQQRVAIGRALVTDPTLIAADEPTGDLDKKSAGEIMDLLTRLNQDFQKTIIIVTHDPEAASHAGRIRRLIKGQLLNENGAQED
- a CDS encoding nucleoside phosphorylase, which encodes MNNCSPIPRNAQGRFYHIDCLPGELAPYILTCGDPDRAQRIARLFDRVEMRRKNREFLTYTGSYKDIPVSVMSTGIGAPATAIAIVEAANCVNPVTFIRLGTCGALQWDIEVGDLVITESAWGGDGTIESYIPGGIVPHADPGIVTALKEAAEAFKMTYHVGLTLTTEDFYAGQGRAAPGFPAPDPEYMQVLMESGVLNMEMEMAVYLALAAVSTYEIRAGGACLVLDNRESEVGFTSVKDKRCGEGRLIKVGLRALEILARQDIHNKAPVTGH